aaaatctaaataaatgttACGACAAATCAGGTAATTTTATGGTAAGTCAGATAATTGTTACGACAAATCAGGTAATTTTATGGTAAGTCAGATAATTGTTACGACAaatcaggtaattttaaataggtTCAaagattttatagaattttaagaaaatttatgtcTTTCAAATCAAAACTTTTCATAAACGTTCTTAAAAATCCGTAAGATCTTTATGTAGTCTAATCTTgttgttatatattttaattttgaaaggtGTTTGGCCGAAAAAGTTCCAAATCGAACTTAGCTTATTTACAAGCTGCTAAATTGCCTCAGCTACCTTGTAGTGTCTCCAATACTTCCCTTGATTAAGATCTTCTCTAAATCAAAAGTAGTACTGAGTCTACTACAGACTCACTTTTGGCTTGTATGCCCAAAACATACGTGGAAAAAATCAATaagtgtgagtttttttttttaaaggctaaaaaacttacaaaaaactttaactttaaaattcaaaaaaaaaataaaaatatttgctaaaatcccaaaaattaataaatctgcCGACTACACTACAAATTACTTATCTGAATGGTGGTTGTTGTCTTTACTGTAGAGCTGGCTATGGATGAAtgatgaatttttatatttggatgtaGATGTCGCTATTGTTGTATGTTGATATATTATTGTAGATGTTACTGATGAGGATGaagaattccaaaaaaatggtgcacaaaaatttaatattattgatGTATATGCTGTTGAAATTGATGAAATCTGTATATTGTTGAAATTGATGATGACTTCTGTTATGGTTGCTGATTGAAACATTCTATGTTATGAAGATAGTGACAATTATGTATGTGTATTGATGAAATTTGTTAAAGATGTTGGTTGAAAAATTCGATGTTATGAAAATGATGACAATAATGTATATTGATGAAATTTGTGTGTTGATAAAATTGATGAAATTATAttgatgatcgaaaaattctatgttatGGGGATGTTGACAATTGTGTATTGATGAAATTTGTAAATTGGTTggtcgaaaaattctatgttatGAAAATGGTGTTTATTTAGAATTGTAGTAGTtggaatattattaaaatttaaaggcTTTGTTGTCATGCCACTGAAGTTGGAATGGTGGTACAAATGTGCTCTGGTGTATTCATTGATGTAAAAGTACTGCGATGATGAATGTACTGATGTTAAACTTCTTGGCTGATGTGTGTTTCAACAAAAAAGGCTGATGCTATCTGTGCGCCGGTGTTTTTCGATTCAAAGGGACTGTTGACAAAGTTTCGAAGGGTGTTGCCGCAAATAGCTGGTGTTACGATTTTGATGCTATAAACTGTTCCCTGTACtcctttgaatattttatttcaactgATGGTGGTGATACTGCAGCACATGTTTTGTCATTTGATGGCGTATTGACATTCGTTTTTCTTCTTACTTTTTCAGCGACAGATGGATCTAGCAGCTGTATTCGTAACAGATTCCAGTGGCTATGAAAATTGTTAGCCACACGACAAATTCCAGTGCTGACGTCTGCTTACAATTTCCCCTTTGAAAATCAGACACACATGCAGCATATTTCTTTACACCACGCtgaatttaaaagtaaattccAATAGGATTTCTGCGGCTGAATTTTTCAACCTTCCAACTCCTGCCAGTGATCAAACGAAAAAGAAGGAAGTTAGCCATTTTTGAAAATGGCTCCTTTTCATGTATTGGTAACTGCCGCCAACTTCACTTTATCGGTTGATGCAAATAGTACAACCACATGAAAATACACCACTGAATTCAGTAATCTACTGATGTGGTAACCTTTCATAATCATATGCtcagtgttgtatttttttacacCAAACCGACCGACAGTGTTGTatttaactttatattttattggtCAGGGTTGTCAACACGGTACAGAGTACACTAAAATAATGGAATTGTCAATGTCGtaatcttgtttatttcattcatggGCATTACCTATGCACGCGTGCTTTTCGGCCGTTATTAAATTTACAACAACGTTCTCACACGTATAAAAAGCTCATTTAGTCTCGTTTGAGCGTTCATTGAAGAAGGTTTGTGTGGTCGCATGTTTCTTGCTTTTGTACATGAAGATTACTAATGCAGGCaggaaaacttaatattttttaacatcaaCGTATGGTGTaagtttttagaattataaacttTTGCTAAATAAACTTATTTCAATCTAAAATGCTTTCTTAATTCGATATAAGTAAAGAAGTctaacagaaattttaaatttaaaaatattgggccataatcatagtcaaacactaaagtcggttcattttagaaacaactttaaaataaaaaccagcttttaattatttgcaactatagtcaaaattaaagtatgttttaaattgaaccgactttaactgggtgccaccgcaaatgtagaaaatgttttcatacaatatacaacaaaatacagacaagtggcaacgctgaacagctgacatacaaaattaaaaaaaaaaccgaaaaggtaaacaataaaagtaaccgggacaactaaagaaaaaatattgtttgttgtggaaaaatgaaatatataagatgaatatcataattagaatattttggtactaattttattgataactgtacAATATTGGCAAAATCTCTACCTGTTGTGAactgaatttattattttttgaacgttaaattgaatttatgaattttatttactgaTATGTTATGTTGTCTTGAGTTGCCCATGTATGGATTATTTATATGGCAACCCTTTTTATTTGATAACCTGTCTACTCTGGTTTTGAATCTCGATACCGAATAAAATGGTTACCATTTTTAAGGTAATCGAAGTGGTGAATTCGAAATAACGTCAATTCCAGAACAGACGCCAGAGTGTAGAGttaagtaagtttttttttggcaagaattgtgcttttatattatttaactggaatattttttagataataaAACAACACAGAAACTTCATTTGAATTTGGGAACTTTGCCGTGTTTTATTAGAACTCTAAGTTGCTGCcgcaacattttttattatttaacttaattcCTGGAATTGTATGCAACGAAGTAGCCAACGTTTAAAAGACAGGAACATGCCTGACGAGAAGGAAAAGCATTCTGAAAGCCGCACGAGCGAGAGTGAGGATGAGAGAACACTGGTTGAACAATCCGCCGTTGCCGACTTGAAGGAGAAAATTCGTTGCCTTAAAGAGTCGTTGAAGATGCTGCTTGAAAAAGTCAATCCATCATCAACTGAAGAGTCTTCACCACATCAGCCCGTTGCGAAATTAGTTGAACTGCCACATTCTTCAATGGTACCACCTACGGCACCTACATGTAATATTTTTATGCCACCGAACAACACAAAGCCATCATCACGCCAGCCGATGCAACAAAAGATAAGTATTGACAACATTTCTTTACCTACTACATTTATTCCGAATGTTAGCTTGCCCTATTATTCAAATACGTATATGCCGCCACAAGGTGTACAAGGTGTACCGCTGCCGCCGCCACGCCATTGTCCAACCCACAAATTTACTATGAACACCGCCCGATACGTAAGCTACACGATTTGCCAGAATTTAACGGTCAGCCGGAGCAATGTCCTATGTTCTTTGTGTCGTACAGGGAGACTACAACTATACGAATTTGGAAAACCTGTCCCGTTTACAGAAAGAGTTGAAGGGTGATGCTAAGGATATAGTGGAAGCCTATTTAATCCATCCAGAAAACGTAAATCAAGTAATGGCAACATTAGAATTTCACTATGGTCGACCACAAATTATGATACGCAGTCAAATTTCCAAAGTACGTGTCTTTCCGGACATACCTGGAAATAGAATTCATGAAATTATCAACTTTAGTTCAATGGTATCGAATTTGACAGTTTTCTTAGAAAATGCTGGTGCCATACCACATTTGTGTAATCCAACTTTACTGGACGAATTGATAAATAAATTACCTCTTGCCAAGCGTGAAGAGTGGATGAAATATTCCTTGAACCATTTGGGCCAGTATCCGAGTGTGAGGGAATTTAGCGTTTGGCTACAGGAAGTTGCTACATACGTTTCCTTTGCTATGGAAGTGGATGGTAATGGAAATGAGGCAACCGGCTCCAAACGAGGTAAGATAAGGCCATCATTTGCTATCACGACACAAAAAACTCATCAGCCAATTTGtttcaaatgtaaacaaagccaTTACCTGAACCAGTGCGCCAAGTTTAAGGGCATTTCTATGGCCGAGCGATGGAAGTTTGTAAAATACAACCATCTGTGTTTTAGTTGTTTACATACCGGTCATAATTCCTTGAATTGTAATAATCGCCGTCAGTGTGGTTTAGATAGATGTGCGAAATATCACAATCGTTTGTTGCATGAAAATAGGATTATTGACGGTAATGATGATGACAATCGAAATGTTGTACAATGTCAGAACGATAGTGATGGCACTTTGGGAACAGTTGATGAGAATGGTAGTAGCAACAACACACTTGTAACAACGATtgttggtaattattcgaataaggaaacactatttaaatttttgccagTGCAGTTGAAGGGGCCCAATGGTTGTGTAAATGTTATCGCTTTTATTGATAATGGTTCGAAAATATCACTTTTGGAGGAAAAAGTAGCGAAACAAATTGGACTGCAGGGACCAAAGGGTAATTTATCACTTGGTTGGATTGGAGGGAAGAcctcaaatgaaatttcaacgacaataaatttggaaattagcAGTATGGCTGAGGACAATTGTAGTTTCCAAATGAGGAACGTTAGGACGACGAGGAGTTTACAACTGCCCCCTCAAAGTCTACatattgacaaatttaaaaggaaatttcCTCTGTTGAATGATATCGTTATTGATGATTATTTTGATGCCATTCCTAAGTTGTTAATTGGTCTGCCACATACGAGTCTTGTACGCCAGTTCGGTATTATAAATCTGGACAAAAATTTTGCTGTACATCAGACGAAATTGGGAAATATTTTGTTCGGTTCCAATGAGGAAGTTATGGAAGCCACTGTGTGTGTGATTGATTTTCAGAATTTCGGGGATGTACAACAACAAGTTTCTGAATATTTCTCATTGGAGAATTTTGGCATGAAAGCAGCTGAACCTGTCATATCTGAAGATTATAAAAGGGCCGAGGAAATACTTGAGGGAACTACTGTAAGGAAGGGTATTCATTATGAAACTGGGCTTTTATGGAAGCAAAGTGATTTCGAATTTAAGGAAAGTTTTCCAGTTGCGTTAAAGCGTCTTCTCGGAGTGGAAGCCAAAATGAGGAAGGATGATGATTTGGCTAAATGGTACAAAGGGAAAATTAATGAGTACGTCTTGAAATCATATGCAAGGAAATTGCCCCCTGAAGAGgctataattgaaaataattacacTTGGTATCTACCCCACTTTGTTATTACCAATGTTAAAAAAGGTAATAAACGTCGTCTAGTTTTCGATGCAGCCGCGCTCGTTGAAGGTGAGTCTTTTAACTTCAGATTAATGAAGGGTCCAGTTAGGTATCGGCCAAGACCCCTTTTATCAATATTATTTAGGTTTCGTCAGTGCCGTGTTGGGGTATGTGCAGATATGCGGGAGATGTTTCATCGTATACGAATTCGCGAAGAAGATCAGCCAGCACAAAGATTTCTATGGCGAGATGGTGATAGTTTGAAACCTCCAGATGTTTACGTTATGTAGGCCATGATTTTTGGTTCAGCCAGTTCATCCTGTTCCGCTCAGTACATAAAGAATCTGAAAGCAAAATTATATGGTGAAGGGTCTAGGGCCTATAAGGCCATAGTTGAGTGCCACTATGTGCACGACTACGTTGACAGTTTTGACACTATCAGTGAAGCTGTAGCAGTAACCAGAAACGTAATAGATATCCACACACACGCCGGCTTTGAGCTGAgaggttttgtttaaaattcagtGGAATTTATGCGATTAATTACTGGTGAGGAAACTGTCGATAATGATTTGAACTTAACTGATTTATGTGGAGGCGAAACAAAAACGGAAAAGGTCCTAGGACTATTTTGGTCGCCCACTGATGATACCTTTTGTTTTATTCTGAAATTTGCAAAGGTTTCTGAAGCGTTTTTGAATGGGAGTCGAAGACCTACCAAGAGTGAAGTACTCAGCTTGACTATGTCAATCTTCGATCCGTTTGGTTTCTTGGCAAACATGGTGATAGGATCAAAAATATTGCTTCAGGAGTTGTGGCGGTACGATATTGAATGGAATTCTCCGATTCCAATGGATGTATACAAGAGATGGTATGAGTGGTACAGGGAACTTGAGAATGTACAGTGCATTAGACTCCCTTGGTGCTATGGATCTCATTTTAGTAACTCATTGGCAACTAtcgatttacatatttttgtggATGCAAGTGAGGTGGCATTTGCGGCTGTCAGCTACTGGAGAATATGTTATGAAGGCAATGTCAGCATAACATTTATTGCGGGTAAATCAAAGTGTGCACCGACAAAGCCCTTGTCCATCCCGAGGCTGGAACTGCTAGCCGCTGTACTTGGTACCAGGTTGAAGGAGGCAATAATTTCTAGTCACGACATGAAACCGCGGGAAATAACATTCTGGTCTGATTCCAAGACAGTTATAAAATGGATTCGGTCTGATAGTCGAGCTTATAAGCAAATTGTATCTCACCGTATTGCCGAAATTTTAGAGATATCAGAGATGAAACAATGAAGATGGGTTCCTGGATCCAATAACCCGGCCGATGATGCAACGCGACCCCACCATTTTTCGGAAAATTGTTTGGACTCCCGATGGTTGAATGGACCTCAGTTCTTGAAATCTGATGCTGCCGAGTGGCCAAAACTACCTGCTGATATTGTCGAACATGAAGTCGATTCTGAGATGcgatcaaaatatttaattacgaTAGTTGAAGTTGATCCGCTGATTCCATATGATGAGAAATCTAGATATTACACTTTATTAACAATCAGATGTTGGTTGGAATTTGTTCTGGACGAGACAAGGCTGGCGGATGAATGTGCAAAACGTAGAATTGAATGGGTATTTAATACTTCGGCCAACCCAGCAGCTGGTGGAGCATGGGAACGTATGGTTCGTAGCGTTAAAAGTGTGTTATCGTTTACCCTAAAGGAAAAGTCACCTCAAGTTGAAACATTAAATAGTCTACTGATAGAAGCAGAAAATTTAGTGAATTCCCGGCCATTAACTCATCTTCCTATAGAAAGCTCGGAAGCCGAACCTCTTACACCGAACCACTTTTTACTTGGCGGCCCAAACATTGTGCAGACTCCTGCTGTTGGCGAAAAAGTTGTTCTTAGGAAACAATGGCACATGTTGCAGCAATTGATGCAAACGCTTTGGAAAAGGTGGGTGTTGGAATACCTTCCAGACCTAACACGGCATACGAAGTGGTACCAACCGGTGAAGCCAAAAAGGTAGGGGATGTAGTTATAATATGTGACGATAACGAGGCGCGTGGTGAACGGAAGAAAGGCATTGTTAAGGAAGTTTTTACTGCGGGTGATGGGCAAGTTCGTTTGGCTGTGGTGAAGACTTCTGTTGGAATTATACGACGTCCCTCATCCAAGTTGGCTGTTCTTGATGTTGGTAGTGAGTCTCCCTGATCGACTCACGGGTGGTGGGATGTTGTGAactgaatttattattttttgaacgttaaattgaatttatgaatattatttacTGATATGTTATTTTGTCTAGAGTTGCCCATGTATGGATTATTTATATGGCAACCCTTTTTATTTGATAACCTGTCTACTCTGGTTTTGAATCTCGATACCGAATAAAATGGTTACCATTTTTAAGGTAATCAAATTGGTGAATTCGAAATAACGTCAATTCCAGAACAGACGCCAGAGTGTAGTGttaagtaagttttttttggcaagAATTGTGCTTTTATGTTATTTAActggaatattttttagataataaAACAACACAGAAACTTCATTTGAATTTGGGAACTTTGCCGCGTTTTATTAGAACTCTAAGTTGCTGCCGCAACACTACCAATATCTTGCCAGGAGTTTGTGTTGTATTAGGGCAACCCACCAAAAAATGATTAGGCGTTAGTGGTTCTTCATCTTCGTGGCTCAACGGCAATTGTGTCTACGGAATAGAATTCACAATATTTTCCGCTTCAATCAGGAAACTTTGCATTGTGTGTTCACTGGGCGGATTCTTTCAAAGTTGACTGCAACACACGCTTTACACATTGGACCATCCGTTCCCATATACAACCTTCTGCAGGATTATGTCGAAAATTAAACTGCCAGTCTATACCTTTACATGTAAGATCATCTTGAATTTGAGTCACATCAAATACTTCACTGAACCTCTTGGCGACTTTATCAGCACCAACAAAATTTGTACCATTATCGCTCCTCAGTCTTGTAGGCAGGCCACGTCGATTTATAAAATTGCGTATGGCAAGAATACACGCATCAGTTGACAAATCGAAAGCGACTTCCAAATGAATGGCCCTTATGGTCAGGCAAGTAAATAAGGCCACCCAGCGTTTTTCATGGCGACGACCAACGGTTACAATAAGTCG
The nucleotide sequence above comes from Calliphora vicina chromosome 1, idCalVici1.1, whole genome shotgun sequence. Encoded proteins:
- the LOC135949103 gene encoding uncharacterized protein LOC135949103, whose translation is MPDEKEKHSESRTSESEDERTLVEQSAVADLKEKIRCLKESLKMLLEKVNPSSTEESSPHQPVAKLVELPHSSMVPPTAPTCNIFMPPNNTKPSSRQPMQQKISIDNISLPTTFIPNVSLPYYSNTYMPPQGVQGVPLPPPRHCPTHKFTMNTARYGDYNYTNLENLSRLQKELKGDAKDIVEAYLIHPENVNQVMATLEFHYGRPQIMIRSQISKVRVFPDIPGNRIHEIINFSSMVSNLTVFLENAGAIPHLCNPTLLDELINKLPLAKREEWMKYSLNHLGQYPSVREFSVWLQEVATYVSFAMEVDGNGNEATGSKRGKIRPSFAITTQKTHQPICFKCKQSHYLNQCAKFKGISMAERWKFVKYNHLCFSCLHTGHNSLNCNNRRQCGLDRCAKYHNRLLHENRIIDGNDDDNRNVVQCQNDSDGTLGTVDENGSSNNTLVTTIVGNYSNKETLFKFLPVQLKGPNGCVNVIAFIDNGSKISLLEEKVAKQIGLQGPKGNLSLGWIGGKTSNEISTTINLEISSMAEDNCSFQMRNVRTTRSLQLPPQSLHIDKFKRKFPLLNDIVIDDYFDAIPKLLIGLPHTSLVRQFGIINLDKNFAVHQTKLGNILFGSNEEVMEATVCVIDFQNFGDVQQQVSEYFSLENFGMKAAEPVISEDYKRAEEILEGTTVRKGIHYETGLLWKQSDFEFKESFPVALKRLLGVEAKMRKDDDLAKWYKGKINEYVLKSYARKLPPEEAIIENNYTWYLPHFVITNVKKGNKRRLVFDAAALVEDMREMFHRIRIREEDQPAQRFLWRDGDSLKPPDVYVM